One stretch of Paenibacillus sp. AN1007 DNA includes these proteins:
- a CDS encoding universal stress protein, producing the protein MFDKVMVAIDKAEITNKLLDAAVEIAQNKHSQITLVKVSQDYVSNGMTYVPERFLEEIVDEMEKASLELLQHAKSKLKAEGINPETVHLKGDPAYEILKYARETEQQLIIIGSRGLIGVKGMMLGSVSHKVSQLSSCPVLIVH; encoded by the coding sequence ATGTTTGACAAAGTTATGGTGGCCATTGATAAAGCTGAAATAACCAATAAACTTCTTGATGCAGCCGTTGAAATAGCCCAAAATAAACATTCTCAAATCACCTTGGTTAAAGTAAGTCAGGATTATGTGTCGAATGGAATGACATATGTACCCGAGAGATTTTTGGAAGAGATAGTGGACGAAATGGAAAAAGCGAGTTTGGAGCTGCTGCAGCACGCCAAATCTAAATTAAAAGCTGAAGGGATAAATCCGGAAACTGTTCATCTCAAAGGAGATCCTGCGTATGAGATATTAAAATATGCAAGGGAAACCGAGCAGCAGCTTATTATTATCGGAAGCCGGGGACTAATAGGGGTAAAAGGAATGATGCTTGGAAGTGTCAGCCACAAAGTTTCACAATTATCAAGCTGCCCAGTCCTCATTGTACACTAA
- a CDS encoding aldo/keto reductase family protein, with protein sequence MKYRRLGRSGLKVSEIGLGSWLTYGSATSEEAARACMRKAYELGINFFDTSNSYPGAEEVMGNTLKPYSRSSYVLATKLFFPQGSGPNDRGLSRKHIIEQCEASLKRLGTDYIDLYQCHRFDSETPVDETLRALDDLQAQGKILYAGVSEWTAAQIAEASEISKRLNLRPLISNQPIYNMFERYIEREGVIEQCEQEGLGIIVFSPLAQGVLTGKYKPGQQIPEGTRAANHQTNGVINSYLREDVLQCTVQLAEIANELGVTLSQFALAWILRQPVVSSAIIGSSRPAQIEENIKAVKLELTPDLIMETENILSSISHFAPLR encoded by the coding sequence TTGAAATACAGAAGGCTGGGTAGAAGTGGGTTGAAGGTTAGTGAGATCGGATTGGGAAGCTGGCTGACCTATGGATCGGCCACTTCAGAGGAGGCGGCACGTGCATGTATGCGTAAAGCATACGAACTCGGCATTAACTTTTTTGATACATCAAATTCGTATCCAGGTGCGGAAGAGGTTATGGGAAACACGTTGAAGCCTTATTCACGCAGCAGTTATGTCCTTGCTACAAAGTTGTTTTTCCCGCAAGGATCGGGACCGAATGATCGCGGGTTGTCACGTAAACACATTATCGAACAGTGTGAGGCGAGCTTGAAACGATTGGGTACAGATTACATTGACTTATATCAGTGTCATCGTTTTGATTCCGAAACTCCTGTTGACGAAACGCTTCGAGCATTGGATGATCTGCAAGCGCAGGGCAAAATTTTATATGCAGGTGTCAGTGAATGGACGGCCGCACAAATTGCAGAAGCATCCGAGATCAGCAAACGTCTGAATTTGCGTCCGTTGATTTCCAATCAGCCGATCTACAATATGTTTGAGCGTTATATCGAGCGAGAAGGTGTGATTGAGCAGTGCGAGCAGGAAGGGCTGGGGATCATCGTGTTCTCTCCATTAGCACAAGGTGTTCTCACGGGCAAATACAAACCGGGGCAGCAAATTCCTGAAGGCACGCGGGCTGCGAACCATCAAACGAATGGGGTCATCAATAGTTATTTACGTGAGGATGTGCTCCAATGTACTGTACAGCTGGCGGAAATTGCTAACGAACTCGGAGTAACCTTGTCTCAATTTGCATTAGCTTGGATTCTACGTCAACCCGTAGTAAGTTCTGCCATCATTGGTTCCAGCAGACCCGCACAGATTGAAGAGAATATCAAAGCGGTTAAGCTTGAACTGACACCTGATCTAATTATGGAAACTGAAAACATTCTGTCTTCCATCAGTCATTTCGCGCCACTGCGATAA
- the murF gene encoding UDP-N-acetylmuramoyl-tripeptide--D-alanyl-D-alanine ligase: MINHKLKVIERMSAGEGLSLDFEELIIHGVSIDSRNITPGNLFVPIIRELDGHNYVSEAISKGAIASFWQKDHPSPPDHFPLIYVDDCLESLQKLAAEYRKELQIKVIGVTGSNGKTTTKEMLNSVLQEKFRVHKTEGNLNSQIGVPLTILAIDKDSEIAVIEMGMSERGQIEQLSRITHPDIALITMIGVSHLSSLGSREQIAAAKLEIISGLKNGGCFVFQGDEQLLVKEINNIKRNILLETISFGQGDFNDVIAKNTISSAEGSQFSVANQVYYLPLPAKHNINNALATIAIALRLGLNTSEINEGFTQLKLPNMRFEKISSPLGFTIINDAWNASPDSVYAAVTTFQEMTGYSKKHLVIGDMLELGDNEIEFHQVVGRYLDPDKINYIYTYGDLSYYIGSEAKRRYPLEAVMTFKDQIILANTLKQKIKINDVILLKASREMQIDLIIPSLMN, translated from the coding sequence ATGATTAATCATAAACTCAAAGTTATCGAACGCATGTCAGCAGGTGAAGGATTATCGTTGGATTTTGAGGAACTCATAATTCATGGTGTGTCTATTGACTCCAGGAATATAACGCCAGGGAATTTATTTGTTCCAATCATAAGAGAGTTAGATGGTCATAATTATGTAAGTGAAGCAATATCTAAAGGAGCAATTGCTTCTTTCTGGCAAAAGGATCACCCTAGTCCACCAGATCATTTTCCGTTAATTTATGTAGATGACTGTTTAGAATCCTTACAAAAATTAGCGGCAGAATACCGAAAAGAGTTACAAATTAAAGTTATAGGTGTTACGGGAAGCAATGGTAAAACAACTACAAAAGAGATGCTAAATTCTGTCTTACAGGAAAAATTTCGAGTCCATAAAACAGAAGGTAATTTAAACAGTCAAATCGGTGTCCCTTTAACGATTTTAGCGATAGATAAAGATTCTGAAATTGCAGTAATCGAGATGGGGATGAGTGAAAGAGGTCAAATTGAGCAGCTCTCCCGAATTACTCATCCAGACATAGCCTTAATTACAATGATAGGAGTTTCACATCTATCTAGTCTCGGCTCTAGAGAACAAATAGCAGCAGCAAAATTAGAAATTATTAGTGGTCTAAAGAATGGTGGGTGCTTTGTTTTCCAAGGTGACGAGCAGTTATTAGTTAAAGAAATAAATAATATTAAAAGAAATATCTTATTAGAAACAATTAGTTTTGGACAGGGAGACTTTAATGATGTAATTGCCAAAAATACAATATCAAGTGCCGAGGGTTCACAATTCTCAGTTGCAAACCAAGTGTACTACCTTCCACTTCCTGCTAAGCATAATATTAATAATGCTCTTGCTACCATTGCTATTGCTCTAAGATTGGGTTTAAACACTTCTGAAATTAATGAGGGGTTTACTCAGCTGAAATTGCCTAATATGAGATTTGAGAAAATCAGTTCACCCTTGGGATTTACCATTATTAATGATGCTTGGAATGCCAGCCCGGATTCCGTCTATGCAGCAGTTACGACTTTTCAGGAAATGACGGGTTATAGTAAGAAGCATTTAGTAATTGGTGATATGCTTGAACTGGGCGATAATGAAATAGAGTTTCACCAAGTTGTTGGAAGATACCTTGATCCAGATAAAATAAATTATATTTATACTTATGGTGATCTCAGTTATTATATTGGTTCAGAAGCAAAAAGAAGATATCCATTAGAGGCAGTGATGACTTTTAAAGATCAAATAATCCTAGCGAATACATTAAAGCAAAAAATCAAGATAAATGATGTGATTTTGTTAAAAGCATCTAGAGAGATGCAAATTGATTTAATAATTCCTTCCTTAATGAATTAG
- a CDS encoding iron-siderophore ABC transporter substrate-binding protein: MLHRKNFKAALLLLLFSILFLSGCGINDSKRVTQSDHNAVKTDESASDNSISIQNEEGETTIIGEPKKIAVLNWQLADFLLALDIKPYAMTNFIGETNLEYLENDALDGVIDLGDKPNLELLSQSNPDLIIGWESRREIYDQLTKIAPTILTKENEDWRKSLQELGSMLGKNKEAEEWLAQYDQKAAASMHLLSSKIDPTENVLYMRVMPKVLRIYNSTQSLGATLSQDMGLHYLPQTESIQNFENISIEQLPELNPDHIFIQVGRPLRGGDQEAKKIYEELTRSSIWNSMKAMKNKQVYTVPHWVISDAPYIKEKSIDLLLEKLGVN, translated from the coding sequence TTGTTACATAGAAAAAACTTTAAAGCTGCTTTACTCCTACTATTGTTTAGTATCCTTTTCCTTTCTGGTTGTGGTATAAATGACAGCAAACGCGTTACGCAAAGTGATCATAATGCAGTTAAAACGGACGAGAGCGCGTCCGATAACTCCATATCTATCCAGAACGAAGAAGGGGAAACCACAATAATTGGAGAGCCCAAAAAGATTGCAGTTCTAAATTGGCAGCTAGCTGATTTTCTCTTAGCCTTGGACATCAAACCTTATGCTATGACAAATTTTATTGGGGAGACGAACCTGGAATATTTAGAGAACGATGCATTAGATGGTGTAATTGATCTCGGAGACAAGCCCAATCTCGAATTACTCTCTCAAAGCAATCCGGATTTAATCATCGGTTGGGAAAGCCGAAGAGAAATTTACGACCAGTTGACCAAAATCGCACCCACAATCCTTACAAAGGAAAATGAGGATTGGCGTAAATCTTTGCAAGAACTCGGAAGTATGCTTGGCAAAAACAAGGAAGCGGAAGAATGGTTAGCTCAGTATGATCAGAAGGCAGCTGCTTCAATGCACCTCCTTAGCTCAAAGATTGATCCTACTGAAAATGTCCTCTATATGCGTGTGATGCCTAAGGTACTTCGAATCTATAACTCAACTCAATCCTTGGGAGCAACGTTATCTCAAGATATGGGCCTACACTATTTGCCTCAAACCGAATCGATCCAAAATTTCGAAAATATTTCAATTGAACAGCTGCCTGAGCTAAATCCAGATCATATTTTTATTCAGGTAGGGCGCCCTCTGCGTGGCGGAGATCAAGAAGCTAAAAAGATATATGAGGAGTTAACTCGAAGTTCGATCTGGAACAGCATGAAGGCAATGAAGAATAAACAAGTGTATACTGTACCTCACTGGGTCATTAGTGACGCTCCCTATATTAAGGAGAAATCGATTGATCTCTTGTTAGAGAAGCTCGGCGTGAACTAA
- a CDS encoding MerR family transcriptional regulator produces the protein MEFTIKQAAERTQLPASTLRFYDRAGLMPLLKKTEYGTRKYSEMDISWLELVRCLRDSGMPLEDIKAFMLLCLEGSITSEQRKEMLQQHRQNILKQMEMLNCSLGTIDYKLEHYNEIGIFHIDTK, from the coding sequence TTGGAATTTACGATTAAACAAGCTGCGGAACGCACCCAACTGCCTGCTTCCACATTGCGATTCTATGATCGGGCAGGTCTGATGCCTTTGTTGAAAAAGACAGAGTACGGTACCCGTAAATATTCGGAGATGGATATAAGTTGGCTGGAATTGGTACGCTGTCTGAGAGACAGTGGTATGCCGCTTGAGGATATAAAAGCATTCATGCTGCTCTGTCTCGAAGGTTCAATCACTAGTGAACAGAGAAAAGAAATGCTGCAGCAGCATCGTCAAAATATTTTGAAGCAAATGGAGATGTTGAACTGCAGCCTGGGGACCATTGATTACAAGCTGGAACATTATAATGAGATAGGCATCTTCCATATCGATACCAAATAA
- a CDS encoding L-threonine 3-dehydrogenase, which yields MNKILVTGALGQIGSELVVKLREIYGADHVVAADLRSSSHEITQSGPFELLDVTNAKAMFEIAKRYKVDTVIHLAALLSAVAEEKPLLAWNLNMGGLMNALEVSRELGCQFFTPSSIGSFGPSTPKDNTPQDTIQRPNTMYGVNKVSGELLCDYYFHKYGLDTRGLRLPGLISYMTPPGGGTTDYAVEIYYAAVSTGRYTSYIAKGSNMDMMYMPDALNAIIDLMEADSSRLIHRNSFNVTAMSVDPEAIAAAIRDEFPGFILDYDIDPKRQAIADSWPHSIDATAAKTEWGFHARYDLKAMTKDMLSQLSERQMLRKA from the coding sequence ATGAACAAGATTTTGGTGACCGGAGCACTAGGCCAAATCGGTTCTGAGTTAGTCGTTAAATTACGTGAGATTTATGGTGCGGATCACGTCGTTGCTGCGGATCTCAGGTCATCATCCCACGAAATTACCCAATCCGGACCATTCGAGCTGCTGGACGTGACGAATGCTAAGGCGATGTTCGAAATCGCCAAGCGGTACAAAGTAGATACCGTCATTCATTTGGCCGCGCTGCTGTCAGCTGTCGCGGAGGAGAAACCCTTGCTTGCCTGGAACTTGAATATGGGCGGTTTGATGAATGCACTTGAAGTATCCAGGGAGCTCGGCTGTCAATTTTTCACTCCAAGCTCCATTGGCTCTTTTGGCCCTTCGACTCCGAAAGACAATACCCCGCAGGATACGATCCAGAGGCCCAATACGATGTACGGTGTGAACAAGGTGTCCGGCGAACTGCTTTGTGATTACTATTTTCATAAATACGGCTTGGATACGAGGGGATTGCGACTTCCGGGTTTGATATCTTATATGACGCCACCTGGCGGAGGAACGACAGATTACGCGGTGGAAATTTATTATGCAGCCGTATCGACTGGCCGGTATACCTCGTATATCGCCAAAGGCTCAAACATGGACATGATGTATATGCCGGATGCCCTAAACGCCATCATTGATTTAATGGAAGCGGATTCATCCCGGTTGATACACCGAAATTCATTTAATGTCACCGCAATGAGCGTGGATCCGGAGGCGATCGCTGCAGCAATTCGGGATGAGTTTCCCGGCTTTATCCTCGATTATGACATTGACCCGAAGAGACAGGCGATTGCCGATAGCTGGCCGCATTCCATTGATGCGACGGCAGCAAAAACAGAATGGGGATTCCATGCCCGCTACGACTTGAAGGCCATGACGAAGGATATGCTTTCACAGCTAAGCGAGAGACAAATGCTTCGCAAAGCTTAA
- a CDS encoding MFS transporter → MPNKQQNVQSSMGLIILGIIVIAANIRTPLTSVGPLVSLIRDDVHISNTSAGLITTVPLLAFALLSSLVPKLGRRYGVERIIMIALIFLTAGIVIRSLSGAIHLFIGTAVLGFAIAICNVLLPSIIKRDFPDKIGSMTGAYSISMNLCGAIASGISVPLAVNAGLKWQGALGVWGILSFISVLCWLPQLRKQTKQTVTTSQRIVSHDVNVWKSPLAWQVTLFMGIQSMIFYVLIAWMPEILKQQGIAPNQSGWFLSIMQLGMLPFTFIVPVIAGRMSNQRLLVVITTVLLLTGTLGLLYGCPNIILLWIIMLGIGGGFAFSLSMMFFGLRTENAHQAAELSGMAQSIGYLLAAMGPALIGYLHDASNSWDLPLFILLGASVLLFLVGMGAASNRTVGSPNRYEQPRKG, encoded by the coding sequence ATGCCGAATAAACAACAAAACGTACAGTCCTCTATGGGGTTGATCATTCTCGGCATCATTGTTATTGCAGCTAATATACGTACTCCCTTAACCTCAGTAGGTCCTTTAGTGAGTCTTATAAGGGATGACGTTCATATTTCAAATACATCAGCAGGCCTGATCACGACGGTACCCTTGCTGGCCTTTGCTCTATTATCGTCTCTAGTACCCAAATTAGGACGAAGATATGGGGTAGAGCGTATTATTATGATTGCTCTAATTTTTCTGACTGCTGGTATTGTTATACGGTCATTATCGGGCGCAATTCATCTGTTTATCGGGACAGCGGTTCTAGGATTCGCGATTGCCATATGTAATGTGTTATTGCCAAGTATAATCAAAAGAGATTTTCCAGATAAAATTGGCTCCATGACAGGTGCTTACTCCATTTCAATGAATTTATGTGGAGCAATCGCATCAGGAATCAGTGTGCCCCTAGCTGTGAACGCTGGTCTTAAATGGCAGGGTGCATTAGGAGTATGGGGAATTCTAAGCTTTATATCGGTCCTCTGTTGGCTGCCTCAATTAAGAAAACAAACAAAGCAAACAGTCACGACGAGTCAAAGAATTGTCAGCCATGATGTGAATGTTTGGAAATCCCCGCTTGCCTGGCAGGTAACCTTGTTCATGGGGATACAGTCCATGATATTTTATGTATTGATCGCTTGGATGCCTGAAATTTTAAAGCAGCAGGGAATTGCCCCCAACCAATCAGGATGGTTCTTGTCCATCATGCAGTTAGGGATGCTTCCATTTACTTTTATCGTTCCTGTTATTGCTGGGCGTATGTCTAACCAACGTTTGTTAGTAGTCATCACTACCGTTTTGCTTTTAACGGGAACACTCGGACTTCTATACGGCTGTCCCAATATCATTCTGCTGTGGATCATCATGCTCGGAATTGGTGGAGGCTTCGCCTTTAGTTTGTCCATGATGTTTTTCGGACTGCGCACTGAGAATGCGCATCAAGCAGCGGAACTATCCGGCATGGCACAATCGATCGGATATCTTCTTGCCGCTATGGGTCCAGCCCTTATTGGATATCTGCATGATGCATCAAATAGCTGGGACCTGCCACTTTTTATTTTGCTAGGAGCTTCGGTCCTGCTCTTTTTAGTAGGCATGGGAGCAGCAAGCAATCGTACTGTAGGCAGCCCAAATCGTTACGAGCAGCCGCGGAAAGGATGA
- a CDS encoding XRE family transcriptional regulator gives MDEIDESKQLVLQIGGALKKYRKEKNITLDDLSELTGVSKLTLGNIERGETNPTLAIIWKISKGISLPLLALIQTEKPVRVYRAGEGLRFSNDEKNWSIEPVFKSNDIEMCRAYLQPNSSYCPEGHHVNTTEIATVMTGSIEIQVGEEVYTLNQYDTISFRADSPHSYTNRTNSQTVLHISLKYGF, from the coding sequence ATGGATGAAATCGATGAATCAAAACAACTTGTATTACAAATCGGCGGTGCATTGAAAAAGTATAGAAAAGAAAAAAACATAACCTTGGACGACTTATCCGAATTAACAGGCGTAAGCAAACTTACACTGGGAAATATCGAACGTGGCGAGACAAATCCGACTCTGGCAATCATATGGAAAATTTCAAAAGGGATATCTTTACCGCTATTGGCTTTGATCCAAACAGAGAAGCCGGTTCGTGTTTATCGTGCTGGCGAAGGATTAAGGTTTTCTAATGATGAAAAAAATTGGAGCATTGAACCGGTCTTTAAAAGCAATGATATTGAAATGTGCCGGGCGTACTTACAGCCAAACAGCTCGTATTGTCCTGAAGGTCATCACGTAAATACAACTGAAATTGCAACAGTGATGACAGGTTCCATTGAGATACAAGTCGGTGAAGAAGTCTACACACTGAATCAATATGATACGATCAGTTTTCGTGCAGATTCTCCTCATTCTTATACCAATCGTACCAACAGCCAAACCGTTCTCCATATTTCCTTAAAATATGGTTTCTAA
- a CDS encoding sensor histidine kinase yields the protein MWFKKRLNAASDVEEPIDPLSASRLPVLIWLCLVTTATLILQTMTAPIIIPSVFFVIVMLAHSYFYWITGSVVAYSKPLYIIIQAILIYGSAILMPDGMPAILIGLIPVLIGQTVAIYFETAKVVFIAFVLYVMFCSLTLFNRTGPEAALLVLLLLLMMVVVISYASLFYKQVNARVRTQNFLRELELAHQKVEELTLTGERQRMARDLHDTLAQGLAGIIMQLEAASIHQEKGNQLKAKEIIRNAMVQARQSLADARRAIDDLRTKSNPSITFSEAFQEQLERFRQATGITTEFQGELSSQLSKVQMEHILHILSESLMNIARHAQANLVTVTTSQSSNKFTLNIVDNGQGFNTGHIGKLHGHYGLIGIQERARLIGGSIEIESNEEGTTVHLSVPL from the coding sequence ATGTGGTTTAAGAAAAGACTGAATGCCGCTTCAGATGTAGAGGAACCTATCGATCCTTTATCCGCTTCGCGGCTCCCTGTGTTAATATGGCTATGCCTTGTTACCACTGCAACTCTTATATTACAGACCATGACAGCGCCCATTATTATTCCGAGTGTTTTTTTCGTGATAGTAATGCTCGCCCATAGTTACTTTTACTGGATAACAGGTTCAGTCGTTGCTTATTCCAAACCGTTATATATTATAATTCAAGCAATTTTAATATACGGTAGTGCTATTCTTATGCCGGACGGCATGCCGGCGATTCTGATTGGTCTTATACCTGTACTGATCGGGCAAACCGTTGCGATCTATTTCGAAACAGCAAAAGTAGTTTTTATTGCATTTGTGCTCTATGTCATGTTTTGTTCTCTAACTTTATTTAATCGAACTGGCCCTGAGGCGGCACTGCTTGTTTTATTACTTTTACTCATGATGGTTGTAGTCATATCATACGCTTCATTGTTTTACAAACAAGTTAATGCACGTGTCAGAACCCAAAATTTCTTGCGGGAATTAGAGCTGGCTCATCAAAAAGTAGAGGAACTTACACTCACTGGTGAGAGACAGCGGATGGCTAGGGATTTGCATGACACATTGGCCCAAGGCCTTGCCGGAATTATTATGCAGCTGGAAGCTGCAAGCATTCATCAAGAAAAGGGGAACCAGCTCAAAGCAAAGGAAATTATACGTAATGCCATGGTACAGGCCAGACAATCATTGGCAGACGCACGAAGAGCAATAGATGATTTACGCACAAAATCAAACCCTTCCATCACGTTCAGCGAGGCGTTTCAAGAACAACTGGAACGATTCCGGCAGGCGACTGGGATTACTACTGAATTTCAGGGAGAGCTTTCTTCACAGTTATCGAAAGTGCAGATGGAGCATATCCTGCATATTTTGAGCGAATCCCTTATGAATATCGCCCGTCACGCACAAGCGAACCTTGTCACAGTAACTACCAGCCAAAGCAGCAATAAGTTCACCCTGAACATCGTTGATAACGGCCAAGGATTTAACACGGGTCACATCGGAAAATTACATGGCCACTACGGTTTGATTGGTATACAGGAGCGCGCCAGACTCATTGGTGGAAGTATTGAGATTGAGAGTAATGAAGAAGGAACAACTGTACATTTAAGTGTTCCATTATAA
- a CDS encoding glycine C-acetyltransferase, producing the protein MSSQALDQFLSSSIEDLKTKDLYNDIDTLQGANGPVIRIDGKSLINLSSNNYLGLATDYRLIDASVKAAQTYGAGAGAVRTINGTMDLHIELEEKLALFKKTEAVIVYQSGFNCNMAAISAVMDQHDAILSDELNHASIIDGCRLSRAKVIRFKHSDMNDLRQQAKEAKESGQYRKIMVITDGVFSMDGDIAKLPEIVKIAEEFDLITYVDDAHGSGVLGAGAGTVKHFGLSDRIDFQIGTLSKAIGVVGGYVAGKKQLIEWLKLRSRPFLFSTSLPPAVIASCSASVDILMNDKELIEKLWENGKDLKNGLKRLGYDIGQSETPITPCIIGDEVTTQQFSKRLYEEGVYAKAILFPTVPKGTGRIRNMPTASHTKEMLDQVISVYEKVGKEMKLI; encoded by the coding sequence ATGTCAAGTCAAGCATTAGACCAATTCTTAAGTTCGAGCATCGAAGATCTAAAGACTAAAGATCTGTATAACGACATCGATACGCTGCAGGGTGCAAATGGTCCTGTGATTCGTATCGACGGGAAGTCTCTGATCAATTTGTCTTCTAATAACTATTTGGGATTGGCGACAGATTACCGTCTGATTGATGCTTCAGTTAAGGCAGCTCAGACATACGGGGCAGGCGCAGGGGCTGTGAGAACAATTAATGGTACGATGGATCTTCATATTGAGCTTGAAGAAAAACTAGCCCTTTTCAAAAAAACGGAAGCCGTTATCGTGTATCAATCGGGATTTAACTGCAATATGGCTGCTATATCCGCGGTAATGGATCAGCATGATGCAATCTTATCAGATGAACTGAACCACGCTTCAATTATTGATGGCTGCCGCCTGTCGAGAGCCAAGGTGATCCGCTTTAAACATTCGGATATGAATGATTTAAGACAGCAGGCGAAAGAGGCCAAGGAATCCGGACAGTACCGTAAAATTATGGTCATTACCGACGGAGTTTTCTCGATGGATGGTGATATCGCAAAACTGCCCGAAATCGTGAAAATAGCAGAAGAATTCGATCTGATTACTTATGTGGATGATGCCCATGGTTCAGGCGTTCTCGGAGCAGGTGCAGGAACCGTGAAGCATTTTGGATTGTCCGACCGCATCGACTTTCAGATTGGTACTCTTTCCAAGGCGATCGGCGTTGTCGGCGGTTATGTCGCGGGTAAAAAACAACTGATCGAATGGTTGAAGCTGAGAAGCCGCCCATTTCTTTTCTCGACATCGCTGCCTCCGGCTGTAATTGCTTCTTGCAGCGCTTCAGTCGACATTTTGATGAATGACAAAGAGCTGATCGAGAAGCTGTGGGAGAACGGCAAGGACTTGAAAAATGGATTGAAACGACTTGGATATGATATAGGCCAAAGCGAAACGCCGATCACACCTTGTATCATTGGCGATGAAGTAACCACCCAACAGTTCAGCAAACGACTCTATGAAGAAGGCGTTTATGCCAAGGCCATCCTGTTTCCGACGGTTCCAAAAGGAACGGGAAGAATACGCAACATGCCGACAGCTTCCCATACCAAGGAGATGCTGGACCAGGTGATCTCTGTTTATGAGAAAGTCGGCAAGGAAATGAAGCTGATTTAG